The following coding sequences are from one Streptomyces sp. NBC_01485 window:
- a CDS encoding ATP-binding protein, which yields MYLDTGVCQSPTLAPADAPFVLARPEALSFSFTLPAVPRSPGIARAATRTILDAHGLADAADATVQVVSELAACACRFSSTATVYVSLRYREEALRVTLYDGHPRHAHARLGAVCDLSRRVSLGVLDHVVRACRGDWGIGGGREPGGGTRMWAVLPRAGACGYLRDGREFREDL from the coding sequence GTGTATCTCGACACCGGGGTGTGTCAGTCGCCGACCCTCGCCCCCGCCGACGCCCCGTTCGTCCTCGCCAGGCCGGAGGCCCTCTCCTTCAGCTTCACGCTGCCCGCCGTTCCGCGAAGTCCCGGCATCGCGCGGGCGGCGACCCGGACGATCCTGGACGCGCACGGCCTCGCCGACGCGGCCGACGCGACCGTGCAGGTGGTGAGCGAACTGGCCGCCTGCGCCTGCCGGTTCTCCTCCACCGCCACCGTGTACGTGTCGCTCCGCTACCGCGAAGAAGCCCTCCGCGTCACCCTCTACGACGGCCACCCCCGTCACGCCCACGCCCGCCTGGGCGCCGTCTGCGACCTGTCCCGACGCGTGTCCTTGGGTGTGCTGGACCACGTGGTCCGGGCCTGCCGCGGGGACTGGGGCATCGGCGGCGGCCGCGAACCGGGCGGCGGCACGCGCATGTGGGCGGTACTGCCCCGCGCGGGAGCCTGCGGCTACCTCCGCGACGGACGTGAGTTCCGGGAGGACCTGTGA